In a genomic window of bacterium:
- a CDS encoding serine/threonine-protein kinase yields MPVHSLAVGQKLSNGKYEVTEFIGRGGMAEVFKGIDVNLKRKVAIKVLDPEFANNPYWVRRFRDEAETAANLEHPNIVTIYEIQQHENLHYCVMQYLPQGLVSVLKQTKRALTPVEAITILEPIAEALAFVHKRGVVHRDIKPGNIMLDEHGAPVLTDFGIAMRDNSTRLEGHATTGTPEYMSPEQIRGEASIDGRSDVYSLGVVLYELLTGNVPYHSEDPQAVFYQQVHEPLPGQPLKDHQVPKRVKDILCRCLEKDARDRYQSADTLVEAFNDVLRNPPTLRAAGV; encoded by the coding sequence ATGCCGGTCCACTCGCTGGCAGTCGGCCAGAAACTCTCGAACGGCAAGTACGAGGTCACCGAGTTCATCGGCCGTGGAGGCATGGCCGAGGTCTTCAAGGGGATCGACGTCAACCTGAAGCGTAAAGTCGCAATAAAGGTGCTCGACCCGGAATTCGCGAACAATCCCTACTGGGTCCGGAGGTTCAGAGACGAGGCAGAAACCGCCGCCAACCTCGAGCATCCCAACATTGTCACGATCTACGAAATCCAGCAACATGAGAACCTGCACTACTGCGTAATGCAGTACCTGCCGCAGGGGCTTGTCTCGGTTCTTAAGCAGACGAAGCGTGCGCTGACTCCAGTCGAGGCTATCACGATACTGGAACCCATCGCCGAGGCGCTCGCATTCGTGCATAAGCGCGGCGTTGTCCACCGGGACATCAAGCCCGGCAATATCATGCTGGACGAACACGGCGCGCCGGTCCTAACCGACTTCGGCATAGCGATGCGCGACAATAGTACTCGTCTAGAGGGTCACGCGACCACCGGGACGCCTGAGTATATGTCTCCTGAGCAGATCAGGGGTGAGGCCAGCATCGATGGCCGGTCGGACGTCTACTCTCTGGGCGTAGTTCTGTATGAATTGCTGACGGGAAATGTTCCTTATCACAGCGAGGACCCGCAGGCGGTCTTCTATCAGCAGGTCCACGAGCCTCTTCCGGGGCAGCCGCTCAAAGACCACCAGGTGCCCAAGAGGGTTAAGGACATCCTTTGTCGATGCCTTGAAAAGGACGCCAGGGACCGGTACCAGTCGGCCGACACTCTGGTGGAAGCGTTCAACGACGTCCTGAGAAACCCGCCGACGTTGAGGGCCGCAGGTGTGAA
- a CDS encoding PEGA domain-containing protein, with protein sequence MRVKKKTAAVSMSLSGVLMLLTVFGAGAANAQGWRQISSGTAKYDSADFEGAIRCFQQALSDGVTYRESVNVYCYLGACSAKLNEPAARDAYFVKVLSRDATAQLPSRLVTEFSGDFEKTRDNLAMANRRQLTVTSEPVGARIMLGGSDVGVTPKTFPLTVGENYSVAVGEYGYKTWSTSIHLDRDTSLTFKLLKEPDTVWTEKRVYLTPKTGVRTYMIGVAAGAGLGLVSYLASAWSDDQARVNLRSYASAGDTASAREYFDRVQNYHTAGNVLFYASYPLMAVGFFAGLRLAQRFLPEYTVGLDESRPTSIYCSLDKNLNLTLGVRRSIW encoded by the coding sequence GTGCGTGTCAAGAAGAAGACGGCTGCGGTGTCCATGTCGCTGTCTGGTGTCCTTATGTTGCTGACGGTCTTCGGCGCGGGTGCTGCCAATGCGCAAGGGTGGCGACAGATTTCATCCGGCACTGCCAAGTATGACAGCGCCGACTTTGAGGGTGCCATCCGCTGCTTCCAGCAGGCTCTAAGCGATGGTGTCACATACAGGGAGTCCGTCAATGTCTACTGCTACCTGGGCGCATGCAGCGCAAAGTTGAACGAGCCGGCGGCGAGAGATGCTTACTTCGTGAAGGTCCTGTCGCGGGACGCGACAGCGCAGCTCCCGAGCAGACTCGTTACCGAGTTCTCGGGCGATTTCGAGAAGACCCGCGACAACCTGGCGATGGCGAACCGCCGCCAGCTCACGGTGACGAGTGAGCCCGTGGGTGCCCGGATCATGCTTGGCGGGTCTGACGTCGGGGTGACACCAAAGACCTTTCCGCTGACGGTCGGTGAGAACTACAGCGTTGCAGTCGGTGAGTACGGCTACAAGACTTGGTCAACGTCAATCCATCTCGACCGAGACACGTCCTTAACATTCAAGCTGCTGAAGGAACCCGACACCGTGTGGACGGAGAAGAGAGTGTATCTGACGCCGAAGACAGGCGTTCGCACCTACATGATCGGGGTGGCAGCCGGAGCCGGCCTGGGGCTGGTATCGTATCTCGCCTCAGCCTGGTCGGATGACCAGGCAAGGGTCAACCTTAGAAGCTACGCGTCGGCTGGCGACACGGCGAGTGCCCGGGAGTACTTCGACAGAGTCCAGAATTACCACACAGCAGGCAACGTTCTATTCTATGCGTCATATCCGTTGATGGCTGTTGGCTTCTTTGCCGGGCTGAGACTGGCACAAAGGTTCCTGCCGGAATACACGGTTGGACTGGACGAATCCAGACCGACTAGTATCTACTGCTCGCTGGACAAGAACTTGAACCTGACTCTGGGAGTAAGGAGGAGCATATGGTAA
- a CDS encoding FHA domain-containing serine/threonine-protein kinase translates to MSVAAGCGRIGKYTLLEEINSGIMSRLYKAHDPSENRTVALKTLKKEYAEDEEVVERFKREAKTTRALEHPNIIKIHDVGFEDEQHYFTMEYITGPTLRKLLSSEGALSVEKAFVVSKMVCLGLHYAHCAHVIHRDIKPSNIAIDENGNVIILDFGIAKVTYLARLTRPGLLIGTPEYMSPEQIRGTTPDGRADLYSLGIVLYELLTGTVPFRGNTHIEIAEKIVRDQPRRPSELNRELPKEVDEIVLKAIEKDRTKRFTSGLEMANAMNHTLGLPEEDANDMPSPGMVQEEARATKASEPSDRTGRASSVGGRTIMSFLARKEFWIPPAVAIGLVCLLLIVSRPGLVLSVAPWLLIPVGIALLVWVLRGTSSKTGREKFSSAELLLSSGGEIIQAFPIAGHVATIGRDQPDGIEIFKDSISRSHAQVVNQDGVFWVCDLNSTNGTFLNSRRIDKHVLRDGDAIGVGGETLVFKGVKESGR, encoded by the coding sequence ATGTCGGTCGCGGCTGGCTGCGGTCGTATCGGGAAGTACACACTTCTGGAGGAAATCAACAGCGGCATAATGAGCAGGCTCTACAAGGCGCATGATCCTTCCGAGAACCGCACCGTCGCGCTCAAGACGTTAAAGAAGGAGTACGCCGAGGACGAGGAGGTAGTGGAACGTTTCAAGCGAGAGGCCAAGACCACCAGGGCGCTGGAACACCCCAACATCATCAAGATCCATGATGTGGGATTCGAGGACGAGCAGCACTACTTCACAATGGAGTACATCACTGGTCCTACCCTGAGGAAACTCCTGTCCTCGGAAGGTGCACTGTCGGTCGAAAAGGCGTTCGTCGTTTCCAAGATGGTGTGCCTCGGGCTTCACTACGCGCACTGTGCGCATGTGATCCACCGCGACATCAAGCCTTCCAACATCGCCATCGACGAGAACGGCAACGTCATCATCCTCGACTTCGGCATCGCCAAGGTGACGTATCTGGCCCGATTGACTCGGCCCGGACTGCTCATCGGGACCCCGGAGTATATGTCGCCTGAACAGATAAGGGGGACGACACCCGACGGCAGAGCCGACCTTTACTCGCTTGGGATCGTTCTCTACGAGCTTCTTACAGGGACCGTGCCGTTCCGCGGCAACACCCACATCGAGATTGCCGAGAAGATAGTGCGGGACCAGCCGCGCCGGCCAAGTGAACTCAACAGAGAGCTGCCAAAGGAAGTGGACGAAATCGTGCTCAAGGCCATCGAAAAGGACAGGACAAAGCGATTCACGTCCGGTCTGGAGATGGCGAACGCGATGAATCACACGCTGGGATTGCCCGAGGAGGATGCAAATGACATGCCGAGTCCGGGGATGGTCCAGGAAGAGGCCAGAGCTACGAAGGCTTCTGAACCTTCTGACCGCACGGGCAGGGCGTCATCTGTAGGAGGGAGGACCATTATGTCGTTCCTCGCCAGGAAGGAGTTCTGGATTCCGCCGGCCGTGGCAATTGGCCTGGTGTGCTTGCTGTTGATTGTCTCGCGCCCGGGCCTGGTCCTGTCTGTTGCGCCCTGGCTACTGATACCGGTGGGCATAGCACTGCTGGTATGGGTCCTGCGCGGGACTTCGAGCAAGACGGGGCGCGAGAAGTTCTCTTCCGCAGAACTGCTCTTGTCCAGCGGGGGAGAGATAATCCAGGCTTTCCCCATCGCTGGCCATGTCGCCACAATCGGTCGCGACCAGCCGGACGGGATAGAGATATTCAAAGATTCCATATCACGTTCGCACGCCCAGGTCGTCAATCAGGACGGCGTCTTCTGGGTCTGCGATCTCAACAGCACCAATGGGACATTCTTGAACAGCCGGAGAATCGACAAACACGTCCTCAGAGACGGAGACGCAATTGGCGTCGGGGGAGAGACACTGGTGTTCAAGGGCGTCAAAGAAAGCGGGAGGTAA
- a CDS encoding Stp1/IreP family PP2C-type Ser/Thr phosphatase, with the protein MRVYVGSGSDQGRVKRSNQDAVGVDLASGLFLIADGVGGHIGGDVASGIVLLLAKEWVVAAKPAYQDRKAALLGAIREANSRIFQIAVSENKRGMSSTVTAFLIGSGRYFVAQVGDSRAYLIRGNEIGQVTKDHSQVQQLVDSGIITSEEARRHENRNVITRAVGLDSDVEIDTFEGEFRETDAILACSDGLWEEVTDKEILATVLSSVDGQQACNSLIEQANARGGHDNISVILAQSTPTMRGAVPRGSVPILGRSAPRVLTRKKVLIGAAAVALVAGVVPLVLRFLTPYPPPSMWATFATTPNTLYVSSTVGGARVDRQLRSGDSLLLRPGDKLRFKREGFTETTLVVEGLARRYYRVELASRVGAAVVGSDSGSPAREVDTVRKQPARPQPSSAKVTVIFMPGGAGRDIRGAEVFLDDSSRGCVPFRATLERNRQYKAVVKFNDGTSSKPRELTEISRDPSQSVFRYWGKDFSF; encoded by the coding sequence ATGCGGGTCTACGTCGGCAGCGGTTCTGATCAAGGCCGGGTAAAGAGGTCAAACCAGGACGCTGTCGGCGTAGACTTGGCAAGCGGACTCTTTCTGATCGCCGACGGCGTAGGCGGACACATTGGAGGCGATGTCGCCAGTGGTATCGTTCTGTTGCTGGCAAAGGAGTGGGTCGTTGCTGCCAAGCCGGCATACCAGGACAGGAAGGCAGCGCTGTTGGGCGCCATCCGAGAGGCCAATTCCCGCATCTTCCAGATAGCCGTGTCCGAGAACAAGCGAGGAATGTCGTCCACTGTCACGGCCTTCCTCATCGGCTCCGGGCGATACTTCGTGGCTCAGGTCGGTGACTCGCGGGCCTATCTCATCAGGGGCAATGAGATAGGCCAGGTGACGAAAGACCACTCTCAAGTTCAGCAACTGGTGGATAGCGGAATCATCACCTCTGAAGAAGCACGTCGCCACGAAAACCGCAACGTCATAACTCGCGCAGTAGGACTCGATTCCGATGTGGAGATCGACACCTTCGAGGGCGAATTCAGGGAGACGGATGCGATTCTAGCATGCTCCGATGGACTGTGGGAGGAGGTCACCGACAAGGAGATTCTGGCTACCGTCCTAAGCAGCGTGGACGGCCAGCAAGCGTGCAACTCCCTTATCGAGCAGGCTAACGCGAGGGGCGGCCATGACAACATCTCGGTTATCTTGGCTCAGTCAACCCCGACGATGAGAGGGGCCGTGCCGCGGGGGTCAGTCCCAATACTGGGGCGCAGTGCTCCAAGGGTGTTGACCCGGAAGAAGGTGCTGATAGGAGCGGCGGCCGTGGCCTTGGTGGCGGGGGTGGTTCCATTGGTGCTGCGATTCCTGACTCCTTATCCTCCTCCCTCGATGTGGGCCACCTTCGCGACAACGCCAAACACCCTGTACGTATCGTCAACTGTGGGCGGCGCCCGGGTGGACCGTCAACTGAGAAGCGGCGATTCGCTCCTTCTCCGTCCAGGTGACAAGCTGCGCTTCAAGCGAGAAGGCTTCACTGAGACCACGCTGGTCGTGGAGGGGCTCGCGCGTAGATACTACAGAGTAGAACTGGCGAGTCGCGTTGGTGCTGCGGTTGTTGGTTCTGACTCCGGTTCTCCTGCCAGGGAGGTCGATACTGTACGCAAACAGCCAGCGAGACCGCAACCGTCCAGTGCCAAGGTTACGGTCATATTCATGCCGGGTGGTGCAGGTAGAGACATCCGAGGTGCCGAAGTATTCTTGGACGATTCGTCGCGGGGGTGTGTGCCATTTAGGGCCACGCTGGAGCGCAACCGACAATACAAGGCCGTGGTTAAGTTCAATGACGGTACAAGTTCGAAACCACGAGAACTCACGGAGATAAGTCGAGACCCATCGCAGAGTGTGTTCAGGTATTGGGGAAAGGACTTCAGTTTCTGA